A region of the Stieleria neptunia genome:
CGCCGAAGGCATCGGCTCGGCCACCGCGATGCAGCAGAACGCCAAGAGTCGCAGCGAGAAAGAAAAACTGCGGGTGTTGGCCGGCGAGGCGGTGTCGGCGGTCAAAAACGCCAAAGCATTCTTAGACAACAAGCTCACGCCCGAGCAAGCCGACTCCTTCGGGACCGCACTGGCGATGTCGATGTTGGACCGCAGCCGCCGCAAGATGTTGGACGCCACGTTCCGATTGCTCGATGACGACCAATCGTTCAACGATGCCTTCGTCGGCGGCTTCGGCGTCACGCCGACCATCTACATCGACCAGCTCCTCCAGTTCGCACGCTAGTGGGGTAAGCTTCCAGCTTGCCATCGCCTACCGTGGGGTAAGCTTCCAGCTTGCCATCGGCTAAGCTTGTAAGCTTCCAGCCTCCCCCACGATCAATCGCGCCATGAACCCGAGCCCCGAACAAGTCACCGCGAGCCAGTCCGCCGTCCGCGCCGCCGGCGACCGCACCATCGAGCAGTACCAGAACTGGATGCAGACCAACGCGGCGGCTCATTTGATGCGTTCCGCGCGACAGTCGGGGCTGACCGCTCGGTTGCGTGAAAAGCAACACACGCTGGAGGAGCTTTGCGAATCGCTGTCGCTGCAGCGCGAGACCACCGCGCTGTTGCTCGACGCCCTGGTGGCCATCGGGCTGGTCGAGCAGTACGGGGAGGATTTTGCGCTGGCCCGAGCCGGGCATCTGCTCTGCCAGTACGACGACGATTTGGGCGACCGCCGCTGGGAGTCTCTGGTCGGTCGACTCAAGGCCCCGGAGAGCGCGGCGTCTGTCGACGGCGCGGACTATCGCGCGCAAATCGCGGCGACCCAGTGGATTCACACCGCCGCGGCGATGCAGGCGGCGGAGATCCTGGACATCGGCGGCCAAGATGCCTGCCCCGGCCCCAAGATCTTGGACTTGGGTTGCGGGTCGGCCGTGTGGAGCTGTGCGATGGCGCACCGCGACGCGGACGCGGTCATCGTGGCCGTTGATGAACCGGCGGCGCTGCAGTCGGCCCGCAGCACCGCCGAATCGATCGGGCTGGGCGATCGTTTTAAAACCATTGAAAGTGATCCGCTGGCGGCCACCGTGGGCCGGCAACAGTTTGAACTCGTCGTGTTGGCCCAGATGCTATCCGGTTATTCGGATGATCAAGCCGCAAGCCTGTTGGAAAAAGCGGCGGCAGCCCTGAAGCCGGGCGGCCGGATTGCGGTGCCGGACTTTTACATCGGCCCCGGGCGGGCCGGGTTGAAAGAATCGCTGGGGCGATTGTCGATTCATCTGGCGACCCCGCAGGGCCGGGTCCGCGATTTGCGCGAGTGCCAGGGCATGTTCCAGGCCGCCGGGCTGGGCGGGATTCAGTTCACGTATCTGGCCGCCAGCGAAGCCGGGCTGGGGATGATGGTGGCCGAGTCGATGGCCAAGTAGATGGCACTGAGCACTAGCCTAAGGGACAATCCCCCAGTGCCCGATTTGAATGAACCCACCGATGGCAAAGCGTACCCACGGATGAAAAACAGCCTGAAAACGGGCTCGCGGCCACTAGTTTGCCCTCGAGTCGCGGTTTTTTTTAATCATGGATTGACGAAACCGGCTCAAAATTTCTACGATGCCGGGCCAATTTTGATTCGAAATCAACACCATACTTACCCCCCCAAACAGCCATGGCTGTCCCCAAGCGAAAACACAGCAACAGTCGAACCGGCAAACGCCGCAGCCACGATCGCGTCAAGAAACGCCAAATCGCCTATTGCCCGCAGTGCAGCAGTTCGGTGCCGACGCACACGATTTGCCCCAAATGCGGCTATTACCAAGGGCGTACCGTGGTCGAGCCGGTTGACGAGTAATCGTCAGGCGTGATCGGACGATTCTTTTCGACGCATTCCGCCGTGCCGTGTTGCCGGGTGTCGTTTGTGACCCCGGCATGAGGTTGCTCGGCGGTTTTCTTTTTTAGCGGCTGTTATCAATGGACGTAAATTCCGCCGGGATTCTGTTTCCGGGTCAGGGGGCACAGGGCGTCGGCATGGGTCGATGGCTGTGCGAAACCTACACGATCGCCAACGAGACGTTCGCCGAGGCGGGTGAAGTGCTCGGCTACGATCTCGCCGATCTGTGCCAAAACGGCCCCCTTGAAAAACTCGATGCGACCGAATTTTGCCAGCCCGCCCTGTTCACCGTCGGCGTCGCCGCGGCCCGGGTGTTGGCGGCG
Encoded here:
- a CDS encoding methyltransferase domain-containing protein, coding for MNPSPEQVTASQSAVRAAGDRTIEQYQNWMQTNAAAHLMRSARQSGLTARLREKQHTLEELCESLSLQRETTALLLDALVAIGLVEQYGEDFALARAGHLLCQYDDDLGDRRWESLVGRLKAPESAASVDGADYRAQIAATQWIHTAAAMQAAEILDIGGQDACPGPKILDLGCGSAVWSCAMAHRDADAVIVAVDEPAALQSARSTAESIGLGDRFKTIESDPLAATVGRQQFELVVLAQMLSGYSDDQAASLLEKAAAALKPGGRIAVPDFYIGPGRAGLKESLGRLSIHLATPQGRVRDLRECQGMFQAAGLGGIQFTYLAASEAGLGMMVAESMAK
- the rpmF gene encoding 50S ribosomal protein L32; translated protein: MAVPKRKHSNSRTGKRRSHDRVKKRQIAYCPQCSSSVPTHTICPKCGYYQGRTVVEPVDE